In the genome of Rhizobium etli 8C-3, one region contains:
- a CDS encoding Lrp/AsnC family transcriptional regulator — protein MAQKIADETDRRILKELTADARITNNELAERVGLSASACLRRLRRLEETGVIKGYTTLVDPIAQGWTMTAIACVRLSRQHEDEIQMFETAVRSWDEVLECHLVTGSRDYVLKVMSAGLDQYERFIKEKIARLKCVDTIETSFVMNTIKERRI, from the coding sequence ATGGCGCAGAAAATTGCTGATGAGACCGACCGGCGAATCCTGAAGGAACTGACGGCCGATGCGCGCATCACCAACAACGAGCTTGCCGAGCGCGTGGGGCTTTCTGCTTCGGCATGCCTTCGAAGGCTGCGGCGGCTGGAGGAGACGGGCGTCATAAAGGGCTACACGACGCTGGTCGATCCGATCGCACAAGGCTGGACGATGACGGCAATCGCCTGCGTAAGGCTCAGCCGCCAGCACGAGGACGAGATCCAGATGTTCGAGACTGCCGTACGCAGTTGGGACGAAGTGCTCGAGTGCCATCTCGTCACCGGTTCGCGCGACTATGTCCTGAAGGTGATGAGCGCTGGGCTGGATCAATACGAGCGCTTCATCAAGGAGAAGATCGCGCGGTTGAAATGCGTCGATACGATCGAGACCAGCTTTGTGATGAACACCATCAAGGAGCGGCGCATCTAG